AATTAAAGAATCAAAGCACAATATTGCAGATCATGAAATTCGCAAAATTTTAGAGTCCTTGGACATTGATAAGCTTCGTGATCAATATCCAGAAAGTCTTTCGGGTGGTGAACGTCAACGAGTAGCAATTGGGTTGGCGCTGATACTAAAACCGAGCATTATACTTGCCGATGAGCCAACGGCGAGCTTAGATACTGATCGCGCATTCGATGTGGTAAAGTTATTAAAACGTATTACCAATGAATATAATACCTCTGTCATTATGGTGACACATGACCTTCGCATGATTGAGGAATGTGATGAAACATATGAAATGGTTGATGGTACACTTAAGCAAATTTAAAGCTTCGAAAGGAAGTCTATGAAAGCATTATTAATAAGTACGATTCTGTTTAATATCTTTGCCTATCTAACGATTATCATTCGCCCGAAACTATACTCTGTAAAGATCTTTAAACCGATGATTTGGAATTTAAAATTATCATTAATCCCCTTTGTGATTGTTCTTATAACAACAGCAGTTACCTTTGGGACACGGTATGTTTATGCTCTCACGCATTCTCATATCATTTTGTACCTATCAAATATAATCTTTGTATTGGGGTTCGTTCTTTGGTTGGCCTTGCTTCCGAACGCTGCTTATTTACTCACCGAGTTAAATTTAACCCACAGAGAGATAGATGAACATGAAGTTCCAATTTGGTATGATATTATTTCGGTAACCTCGCTTGCATTGTCGGGTATTATAAATACGATGATGAATATCATGATCGTACAGTTGGGATATTTAATTATTATTGATCCCATAATCGTTCAAACACGCGATCAAGTCATCATTCAACTATCAGCAGTAATTATTATTCTGTTGCTTTCGGTGGGCATTTATCTTGGACGTGAGGTGAGATTTAATTCATGGGATTTATTACATCCCAAAGATTTCATCGTAAAATTTAGAGAGCATTTCAATCATCCGGGAATATGGAAAAACTTTTTTTATTTTGTGCTTTTTCATCTAATCTTCTTATTACTTGTTTATAATCTTCTAGGACTAAATAATATTTATTCTTTTTTCACATCACATTAGGTTTCGTTAATGTGATGTGCAGTTGTTGATGGATAACATGATTTTAGGAAAATTATATATTTGCAACCATTTGGTTGCATTTTTTGTATCACCCATTAATTTTCATTAAGAACAGATTATTATTTAATGACAGTTATTGCATAAAGATGGAGAAATCGTATGTTAAATTTATTGAATACCTTGGATCGTAATCATTATAAACTGATTACTTATCTTAACAGTGACGCACAACCACATGCATCAGTTGGGGATTTGTCGAATCACTGCAAATGTTCTGAAAAAACAATTTATACCTACCTTGATCAAATAGCTCAGGAGTGGGAACCATTATTAATTATAGAAAGCTATAGTGGACGATATTATGTTGATGAGTATAATCAAAAAACCAATGAGCAGATATTAAGGACATTTTTGATGCGATCGTTATCAATTACTCTTTTCATTGATATTGTAAAGAATCCAGAAACATTAAATGAAGATCGTATGAAGCAGTTTTATATTAGTGAATCAACTTTTTATCGAACTTTACGTATGATGAACAAAGAATTTGGATCAAGCGCAATTCAGTTTAAGCGAAATGGTAGTAGACCTGTCAGTATTGTATCCGAACAAGAGCATTATATCCGTAAGTTTGTAACCTGTTTAATTCTAGAACTTTATGGTACGAAAGATTTGGATGATATTCTAAAAATTAATTTAGAAGAAGCGAAATTAGTGATTCAAGAAGTTTTTGATCGTAAAGGGATATACTATGATAGTCTTACACTGATATTCAGTGTGACTTTATTTGTGGTTTCTGAATTGAGAGAGCGACAAGGGTTTCACAGTAATCTTTCCATGATACCGGCGACGATGGTTGAAGCGATAGATTTCTCAAAGATTTTCAAGGGATATCGAGATTATGAAACAACTCACTGTATGCAAAGCTTGTCCGAAGTACTGTACTACCATACACCAATTCTCAATCCTAGTGAAACAAAGGTGTTTTCGGATGCTTTTCTTGATGAACTTATTGCGAAACATGATTACATTCTGAGTAAGGATACTCAAATTTTTATAAGTTTAATTCATCAAACCCTTTTAAATAACTACAGTCTGTACCCTTTTAAAACATCTTTGTTTATTGATCGAATTGCGGATTTTATGCATGCGTTTTATGAAGAACATCCAAAGATTCGTAGCGATTTTTACCAAGCGCTTAACGCTTCGCAGACAATCTCACTTAATCCTGATTTATATCTCGATGATTTATTGTATTGGTCAATTATGAATTGTTCAGATATTTTAGATCAAAAACCAAAAATCATGCGCATTTTAATCTACTCGGATTTAGGCATTCAGCACGCGATGTACATACGAAACAATTTGATGTGTCGATTTAAGTTGGATGCGACCCAAATTCAAATTGATTGCATGAGTTACTTCGAACTTACTTCGATGGATTATGACCTATGCATCGGAAATACCCCCACCACGGGTGATGTTATTTTGATTGATGACTATCCAAGTCAAAAACAATACATAAATATTCTAAGGAAGATCATTTTTTGATGTGATTTTCATCACAATTAGATAGAACCAACATCTACAATATGATTGTAAATCGTGAATGTAAGACACCCCTTTGCTTCCGTTATAATAATAAAACAAAGGAGCGTTATGATGAAAAAGAAATTGATGATTGCATTATCGAGTTTTTTATTAATTCTATCTATAATTCCGTTAAGCGCAAGTTTTGAAGCGTTTAATTTAGAAAGTCATGCATACATGACTTATGATTCATTCAATAGTGGTCAAAAAAACAGTATTGAATTCAAACTTAAAGCAACCGGGGCTCATACAACCTTTACCAATTTGAAGGTCGATGTATTGATGCCAGATTTTGTTCAGATGGACATAACCTCAATAAAAAATGCTCTTGGAGCTGATTATAATGTAACTCGGACAGATCAAGGAATGTCGATTACAAAAGAAATTTTTGAATCGGGAACGTATATGGAGTTGCCATTTATTTTTTCAGTTCCAAATGGTGTTACCCCTACAAGTACGCCATTAACATTCAATGTGAAAGTAGCCACGGACCAAGTGGAAAAAACAGATCAAGTACTAACGACAACCGTTGAGGCAAGTAGTCCTCTTAAATTAACGAAGGCGTATGAAGGACTTAAGGATTCAAGGTATAGTGGATCTTTAGGTTTAAGTCCTGGCATGGAAAGTGTTTGGGTTACTAAAGCACAAATTGATCGGCAAGATCAAGGGCAACTTTATATTAAAGAGGGAAGCCGAATTAGGATCCAAGAAACTTATCATGAATCATTAGAATACCAAG
This genomic stretch from Erysipelothrix rhusiopathiae harbors:
- a CDS encoding helix-turn-helix domain-containing protein, encoding MLNLLNTLDRNHYKLITYLNSDAQPHASVGDLSNHCKCSEKTIYTYLDQIAQEWEPLLIIESYSGRYYVDEYNQKTNEQILRTFLMRSLSITLFIDIVKNPETLNEDRMKQFYISESTFYRTLRMMNKEFGSSAIQFKRNGSRPVSIVSEQEHYIRKFVTCLILELYGTKDLDDILKINLEEAKLVIQEVFDRKGIYYDSLTLIFSVTLFVVSELRERQGFHSNLSMIPATMVEAIDFSKIFKGYRDYETTHCMQSLSEVLYYHTPILNPSETKVFSDAFLDELIAKHDYILSKDTQIFISLIHQTLLNNYSLYPFKTSLFIDRIADFMHAFYEEHPKIRSDFYQALNASQTISLNPDLYLDDLLYWSIMNCSDILDQKPKIMRILIYSDLGIQHAMYIRNNLMCRFKLDATQIQIDCMSYFELTSMDYDLCIGNTPTTGDVILIDDYPSQKQYINILRKIIF
- a CDS encoding DUF1361 domain-containing protein is translated as MKALLISTILFNIFAYLTIIIRPKLYSVKIFKPMIWNLKLSLIPFVIVLITTAVTFGTRYVYALTHSHIILYLSNIIFVLGFVLWLALLPNAAYLLTELNLTHREIDEHEVPIWYDIISVTSLALSGIINTMMNIMIVQLGYLIIIDPIIVQTRDQVIIQLSAVIIILLLSVGIYLGREVRFNSWDLLHPKDFIVKFREHFNHPGIWKNFFYFVLFHLIFLLLVYNLLGLNNIYSFFTSH
- a CDS encoding ABC transporter ATP-binding protein produces the protein MIYLESVTKSFNDGKNRVEVLHPVTLHVNRGSFVAIVGPSGSGKSTLLTIMGALQKPTQGTITIDNHQLSHLTENELSSLRFNTLGFILQTSNLIPFFTVYEHFQFKIKESKHNIADHEIRKILESLDIDKLRDQYPESLSGGERQRVAIGLALILKPSIILADEPTASLDTDRAFDVVKLLKRITNEYNTSVIMVTHDLRMIEECDETYEMVDGTLKQI